One genomic segment of Dissulfurirhabdus thermomarina includes these proteins:
- the lpxA gene encoding acyl-ACP--UDP-N-acetylglucosamine O-acyltransferase — MPAASRIHPTAVVAPGAELAADVTVGPFAVVGPEVRVGPGAAIGPHAVVEGRTILGAGVQVFQFASVGAAPQDLKYRGEPTETVVGEGTILREFVTVHRGTAHGDGVTRIGNRCLLMAYCHVAHDCRVGDQVVMANGATLGGHVQVGDHVVIGGLSAVHQFCRIGDYAFLGGMSGVNKDVPPYVKYWGQRGRIYGLNLVGLRRNGFRKEVLDSLREAYRMLFQAGEPVGAALEKALDRFGEIPEIRRFLDFIAESQRGIPQTGDEEEPF; from the coding sequence ATGCCCGCCGCATCCCGCATCCATCCCACCGCCGTGGTGGCCCCCGGGGCCGAGCTCGCGGCGGACGTCACCGTGGGCCCCTTCGCCGTGGTGGGCCCGGAGGTCCGGGTGGGCCCCGGCGCCGCCATCGGCCCCCACGCCGTGGTGGAGGGCCGCACCATCCTGGGCGCCGGCGTCCAGGTCTTCCAGTTCGCCTCCGTGGGGGCGGCCCCCCAGGACCTCAAGTACCGGGGCGAGCCCACCGAGACCGTGGTGGGCGAGGGAACCATCCTCCGCGAGTTCGTCACCGTGCACCGCGGAACCGCCCACGGGGACGGGGTCACCCGCATCGGGAACCGGTGCCTCCTCATGGCCTACTGCCACGTGGCCCACGATTGCCGGGTGGGCGACCAGGTGGTCATGGCCAACGGCGCCACCCTGGGCGGCCACGTCCAGGTGGGCGACCACGTGGTCATCGGGGGTCTCTCCGCCGTCCACCAGTTCTGCCGCATCGGGGACTACGCCTTCCTGGGCGGGATGTCGGGCGTGAACAAGGACGTGCCGCCCTACGTGAAGTACTGGGGGCAGCGGGGGCGCATCTACGGACTCAACCTGGTGGGGCTCCGGCGAAACGGCTTCCGCAAGGAGGTCCTCGACTCCCTCCGCGAGGCCTACCGGATGCTCTTCCAGGCGGGCGAGCCCGTCGGCGCCGCCCTCGAGAAGGCCCTGGACCGCTTCGGCGAGATCCCCGAGATCCGCCGCTTCCTCGACTTCATCGCCGAGTCACAGCGCGGCATCCCCCAGACGGGAGATGAAGAAGAACCGTTCTGA
- a CDS encoding LpxI family protein, which yields MKKNRSETGAACDGTPPAAGAGPLGLVAGGGQFPLLCARAARARGREVVAVAHRGETDPALADEVSRIEWVHLGQLGRLLRFLREAGAREVQFAGTITKKRIFRDVRPDLRALNLWNRIDRRLDDGILRAVADELAAEGIEVVPSTLYLEDLLAPAGVLTRRRPTREQWDDIRFGWNIAKEIGRLDIGQCLVVKDRAVLAVEAIEGTDETIRRGGRLAHGGAVVVKILKPGQDTRFDLPALGLRTVETMAEVKAAVLALEAGRALFFDRRAVVQRADRLGIVIVGLKGDEWT from the coding sequence ATGAAGAAGAACCGTTCTGAGACCGGCGCCGCCTGCGACGGGACACCGCCGGCCGCCGGGGCCGGCCCCCTGGGCCTGGTGGCCGGCGGCGGACAGTTCCCGCTCCTCTGCGCCCGGGCGGCCCGGGCCCGCGGCCGCGAGGTGGTGGCGGTGGCCCACCGGGGCGAGACCGACCCGGCCCTGGCCGACGAGGTGAGCCGCATCGAGTGGGTGCACCTCGGCCAGCTCGGGCGCCTCCTCCGGTTTCTCAGGGAGGCCGGGGCCCGCGAGGTCCAGTTCGCCGGCACCATCACCAAGAAGCGGATCTTCCGGGACGTGCGGCCGGATCTCCGGGCCCTCAACCTCTGGAACCGAATCGACCGGCGCCTGGACGACGGGATCCTCCGGGCCGTGGCGGACGAGCTGGCCGCCGAGGGCATCGAGGTGGTGCCCTCCACTCTCTACCTCGAAGATCTCCTGGCCCCGGCCGGGGTGCTCACCCGGCGCAGGCCCACCCGGGAGCAGTGGGACGACATCCGGTTCGGCTGGAACATCGCCAAGGAGATCGGCCGGTTGGACATCGGCCAGTGCCTCGTGGTAAAAGACCGGGCGGTGCTCGCCGTGGAGGCCATCGAGGGGACGGACGAGACCATCCGGAGGGGGGGGCGCCTCGCCCACGGGGGCGCCGTGGTGGTGAAGATCTTGAAGCCCGGCCAGGATACCCGGTTCGATCTCCCGGCCCTGGGCCTTCGCACCGTGGAGACCATGGCGGAGGTCAAGGCCGCGGTCCTCGCCCTCGAGGCAGGAAGGGCCCTCTTCTTCGACCGCCGGGCCGTAGTGCAACGGGCCGACCGGCTGGGCATCGTCATCGTCGGGCTGAAGGGAGACGAATGGACGTGA
- a CDS encoding Gfo/Idh/MocA family protein: protein MRVAVIGVGYLGRFHAQKYARMEGVELAGVVDADLERARRVAEEVGCPAYAHWREIPGRLDAVSVVVPTVHHHAVASEVLGAGIHCLLEKPMTTTVEEADDLIRIAADKGLVLQVGHLERFNPAVRVLEEQVSHPLFIEAHRLSGFKARSTDVDVVLDLMIHDLDIVLSLVRAPLEEIRAVGVPVLTPLVDIANVRLVFASGCTANLTASRISLQDMRRIRVFQPGTYLSADCMERKSLVVHREVTGGETPSIQPRLTSHEGGDILYDELAHFVETVRTGGTPKVSGRDGRAALELATRINALIAEGLKKAKDFGSPVNMPGGTS, encoded by the coding sequence ATGCGGGTCGCGGTGATCGGGGTGGGCTACCTCGGGCGGTTCCACGCCCAGAAGTACGCCCGGATGGAAGGAGTGGAACTGGCCGGGGTGGTGGACGCCGACCTGGAGCGGGCCCGCCGCGTGGCGGAGGAGGTGGGCTGCCCGGCCTACGCCCACTGGCGCGAGATCCCGGGCCGGCTCGACGCCGTCTCCGTGGTGGTCCCCACCGTGCACCACCACGCGGTGGCCTCCGAGGTCCTCGGGGCCGGGATCCACTGCCTGCTCGAAAAGCCCATGACCACCACCGTGGAGGAGGCCGACGACCTCATCCGCATCGCCGCCGACAAGGGCCTGGTCCTTCAGGTGGGCCACCTCGAGCGCTTCAACCCCGCGGTCCGGGTCCTCGAGGAGCAGGTCTCCCACCCCCTCTTCATCGAGGCCCACCGCCTGAGCGGGTTCAAGGCGCGCTCCACCGACGTGGACGTGGTCCTCGACCTCATGATCCACGACCTCGACATCGTGCTCTCCCTGGTCCGGGCCCCCCTCGAGGAGATCCGCGCCGTGGGGGTCCCGGTGCTCACCCCCCTGGTGGACATCGCCAACGTCCGCCTGGTCTTCGCCTCCGGCTGCACCGCCAACCTCACGGCGAGCCGCATCTCCCTCCAGGACATGCGCCGGATAAGGGTCTTCCAACCCGGCACCTACCTCTCGGCGGACTGCATGGAACGCAAGAGCCTCGTGGTGCACCGCGAGGTGACCGGCGGAGAGACGCCCTCCATCCAGCCCCGGCTGACGTCCCACGAGGGCGGCGACATCCTCTACGACGAGCTGGCCCACTTCGTGGAGACGGTCCGGACCGGCGGAACCCCGAAGGTCTCGGGCCGGGACGGGAGGGCCGCCCTGGAGCTTGCCACCCGCATCAACGCCCTCATCGCCGAGGGTCTCAAAAAGGCCAAGGACTTCGGAAGCCCGGTGAACATGCCGGGCGGCACCTCCTGA
- the lpxB gene encoding lipid-A-disaccharide synthase: MREPRVMIVAGEASGDLHAAGLVEAARRLRPGIRFTGIGGGRMREAGVEILVDAGELAVVGLVEILAHAGPIWRAWRTATRHLETRRPDVLVLVDYPGFNLLLARRARALGIPVFYYILPQVWAWRRSRVRKIRRRVSRAAVILPFEEDFFRAHGVEARFVGHPLLDHLRVQAPREELRRRFNLPPEARVVGLLPGSRYGELRRLLPVLVDTAVELHRRRPDLRFLLPLAPAFRPEAIRALPAFQREGAREIPLTLVHRRTYEAMAACDALVAASGTVTLEAAILGVPMVVVYRMAPTSYWLARRVVKIPFASLVNLIAKRQVVPEIFQEDVNPDRLTAEVLDLLENEERRRQVTWGLKEVRAALGNPGASDRAAAMLLDLLPREAAEETPAG; the protein is encoded by the coding sequence ATGCGCGAACCCCGCGTCATGATCGTGGCCGGAGAGGCCTCCGGCGACCTCCACGCCGCCGGCCTGGTGGAGGCCGCCCGGCGGCTCCGCCCGGGCATCCGGTTCACCGGCATCGGCGGCGGGCGCATGCGGGAAGCCGGGGTGGAGATCCTGGTGGACGCGGGGGAATTGGCCGTGGTGGGGCTCGTGGAGATCCTGGCGCACGCGGGACCCATCTGGCGGGCCTGGCGCACGGCGACCCGCCACCTCGAGACCCGGAGGCCCGACGTCCTCGTGCTGGTGGACTACCCGGGCTTCAACCTGCTCCTCGCCCGCCGGGCCCGGGCCCTGGGCATCCCGGTCTTCTACTACATCCTGCCCCAGGTCTGGGCCTGGCGCCGGAGCCGGGTCCGCAAGATCCGCCGCCGCGTCAGCCGGGCCGCGGTGATCCTCCCCTTCGAGGAGGACTTCTTCCGCGCCCACGGGGTGGAAGCGCGCTTCGTGGGACACCCCCTCCTGGATCACCTCCGGGTCCAGGCCCCGCGGGAAGAGCTCCGCCGCCGCTTCAACCTGCCCCCGGAGGCCCGGGTGGTGGGGCTGCTTCCGGGGAGCCGCTACGGCGAGCTCCGCCGCCTCCTCCCCGTCCTCGTGGACACGGCGGTGGAACTCCACCGGCGGCGGCCGGATCTTCGATTCCTGCTGCCGCTGGCCCCGGCCTTCCGCCCGGAGGCCATCCGCGCCCTCCCCGCCTTCCAGCGGGAGGGGGCGCGGGAGATCCCCCTCACCCTGGTCCACCGGCGCACCTACGAGGCCATGGCCGCCTGCGACGCCCTGGTGGCCGCCTCGGGAACGGTGACCCTCGAGGCCGCCATCCTCGGGGTCCCCATGGTGGTGGTGTACCGGATGGCCCCCACCTCCTACTGGCTGGCCCGGCGGGTGGTGAAGATCCCCTTCGCCTCCCTGGTGAACCTCATCGCCAAGCGCCAGGTGGTCCCGGAGATCTTCCAGGAGGACGTCAACCCCGACCGTCTCACCGCCGAGGTCCTGGATTTGCTGGAGAACGAGGAACGTCGGCGGCAGGTGACCTGGGGGCTCAAGGAAGTCCGGGCCGCCCTGGGAAACCCCGGGGCCTCGGACCGTGCCGCCGCCATGCTCCTCGACCTCCTCCCGCGGGAGGCGGCGGAGGAGACTCCCGCCGGCTGA
- the tsaB gene encoding tRNA (adenosine(37)-N6)-threonylcarbamoyltransferase complex dimerization subunit type 1 TsaB, whose translation MRVLAIETSGRLGGAALLEGDRLLGEVVIEPRETFSRGLAALVAWLLERTGTAWEAVDLVAVGLGPGRFTGLRVGVATAQGLAFALDRPILGVPTLDALARLVTPAPGDLVCPLVDARRREVYAAVYRAGGTGELDRVAGPEALRPEDLARLLPAGAGRAWLLGDGLDLYRDRLLEAAGPGARPCPGGLFHFRAAAVGAAALERWRATGKGDDPAALSPVYVRPSDARLPGA comes from the coding sequence ATGCGCGTCCTGGCCATCGAGACCTCCGGCCGGCTGGGCGGGGCGGCGCTGCTGGAAGGGGACCGCCTCCTCGGCGAGGTGGTCATCGAACCCCGCGAGACCTTCTCCCGGGGGCTGGCGGCCCTGGTGGCATGGCTGCTCGAGCGGACGGGCACGGCGTGGGAGGCGGTGGACCTCGTGGCCGTGGGGCTCGGACCGGGGCGGTTCACCGGGCTCCGGGTGGGCGTGGCCACGGCCCAGGGCCTCGCCTTCGCCCTGGACCGGCCCATCCTCGGCGTGCCGACCTTGGACGCGCTGGCCCGGCTGGTGACCCCGGCGCCCGGTGACCTCGTCTGCCCGCTGGTGGACGCCCGGCGTCGCGAGGTCTACGCCGCGGTCTACCGGGCCGGCGGGACGGGGGAACTCGACCGGGTCGCCGGCCCCGAGGCCCTCCGCCCGGAGGACCTGGCGCGTCTTCTCCCGGCCGGGGCGGGGCGGGCCTGGCTCCTGGGCGACGGCCTGGACCTCTACCGGGACCGGCTCCTTGAGGCGGCGGGGCCGGGGGCCCGGCCGTGCCCGGGAGGGCTCTTTCATTTCCGGGCGGCGGCGGTGGGGGCCGCGGCCCTGGAACGCTGGCGCGCGACAGGGAAGGGGGACGACCCGGCGGCCCTCTCCCCCGTCTACGTCCGGCCCTCCGACGCACGGCTTCCCGGGGCGTAG
- the rseP gene encoding RIP metalloprotease RseP — MTTFWSFLLVLSGLIFVHEFGHFLVARAFGIRVLKFSLGFGPRLWGVVRGGTDYCISAVPLGGFVKMLGEVAGEPVPEADRPRSFSHQPVWKRALVVAAGPVSNLLFACLVYLGVFLSVGQPLVLPHVGDVQKDSPAEAAGIRPGDTIVAVDGHPVATWSEVVERIRSGNGAPVRVRLHREDGTEFTARVTPRLHEGRNIFGERITYPVIGVVASGKLRIRRLSPARAAGAALAKTWEGIVLVGKGFWKIVQRVVPLSSLGGPILIAQLSGQVAEQGLLSLLYFMAFLSINLGLLNLLPIPLLDGGHLLFHLVEALRGRPLSERQVAVAQQVGLVLLGALVLLVTYNDILRLLGLSPGLPR; from the coding sequence ATGACCACCTTCTGGTCCTTCCTGCTGGTCCTGAGCGGCCTCATCTTCGTCCACGAGTTCGGCCACTTCCTGGTGGCCCGGGCCTTCGGGATCCGCGTCCTCAAGTTCTCCCTCGGCTTCGGCCCCCGGCTCTGGGGCGTGGTCCGGGGCGGGACGGACTACTGCATCTCCGCCGTGCCCCTCGGCGGCTTCGTCAAGATGCTCGGCGAGGTGGCCGGGGAGCCCGTCCCGGAGGCCGACCGCCCCCGGTCCTTCTCCCACCAGCCCGTGTGGAAGCGGGCCCTGGTGGTGGCCGCCGGCCCGGTTTCCAACCTCCTCTTCGCCTGCCTTGTCTACCTCGGGGTCTTCCTCTCCGTGGGCCAGCCCCTGGTGCTCCCCCACGTGGGGGACGTCCAGAAGGATTCCCCCGCCGAGGCCGCCGGCATCCGCCCGGGGGACACCATCGTCGCCGTGGACGGGCACCCCGTGGCCACCTGGTCCGAGGTGGTGGAGCGGATCCGATCCGGCAACGGGGCGCCGGTCCGAGTCCGACTGCACCGGGAGGATGGCACGGAATTCACCGCCCGGGTCACCCCCCGGCTCCACGAGGGGCGCAACATCTTCGGCGAGCGGATCACCTACCCGGTGATCGGGGTGGTGGCCTCGGGCAAGCTCCGCATCCGGCGCCTCTCCCCCGCCCGGGCCGCGGGCGCGGCCCTCGCCAAGACCTGGGAGGGGATCGTCCTGGTGGGGAAGGGGTTCTGGAAGATCGTCCAGCGGGTGGTGCCGCTCTCGTCCCTGGGGGGGCCCATCCTGATCGCCCAGCTCTCCGGGCAGGTGGCGGAGCAAGGCCTTTTGAGCCTCCTCTACTTCATGGCCTTTCTCAGCATCAACCTCGGGCTCCTGAACCTGCTTCCCATCCCGCTCCTCGACGGCGGGCACCTCCTCTTCCACCTCGTGGAGGCGCTCCGGGGCCGGCCCCTCAGCGAGCGGCAGGTGGCGGTGGCCCAGCAGGTGGGCCTCGTCCTCCTGGGCGCCCTCGTCCTGCTCGTCACCTACAACGACATCCTCCGGCTCCTGGGCCTCTCCCCCGGCCTGCCGCGGTGA
- a CDS encoding 1-deoxy-D-xylulose-5-phosphate reductoisomerase: MKRLSILGSTGSIGRSVLDVVRRFPGRFQVAALAAGRNVALAAEQVREFRPGLVAVLTRGLADELAGRLGDAAVEIRHGKEGYKAVAEADGVDLVVSAMVGAAGLEPTLAALEAGRDVALANKETLVTAGPLVTRIAAERGRRILPVDSEHSALFQSMEGHRRCDVRRLVLTASGGPFRGRPRSELAGVTPEEAVAHPNWSMGAKISVDSATLMNKGLEVIEARWLFDVPVDRIDVLVHPQSIVHSMVEYVDGSVVAQMGIPDMRIPIAYALAWPERLPLDLPRLDLARAEPLTFEPPDLERFPCLALAYEAARAGGTAPTALNAANEVAVEAFLGGRLPFLAIPRVVRAVLEDFPAGRIERLEDVLSADALARVRAEAAVERLGAAG, encoded by the coding sequence ATGAAGCGGCTTTCCATCCTGGGATCCACCGGTTCCATCGGGCGGAGCGTCCTGGACGTGGTCCGGCGCTTCCCCGGCCGGTTCCAGGTCGCGGCCCTGGCCGCGGGGCGGAACGTGGCCCTCGCGGCGGAACAGGTCCGGGAATTCCGGCCGGGCCTGGTGGCCGTGCTGACCCGGGGGCTCGCCGACGAGCTGGCCGGGCGCCTCGGGGACGCGGCGGTGGAGATCCGCCACGGGAAAGAGGGCTACAAGGCCGTGGCGGAAGCCGACGGCGTGGACCTCGTGGTCTCGGCCATGGTGGGGGCGGCCGGGCTCGAACCCACCCTGGCCGCCCTCGAGGCCGGGCGGGACGTGGCCCTCGCCAACAAGGAGACCCTCGTCACCGCCGGGCCCCTGGTGACCCGGATCGCGGCCGAGCGGGGGCGCCGGATCCTTCCTGTGGACAGCGAGCACTCCGCCCTCTTCCAGTCCATGGAGGGCCACCGGCGGTGCGACGTCCGCCGCCTGGTGCTCACGGCCTCGGGCGGGCCCTTCCGCGGGCGGCCCCGCTCGGAGCTCGCCGGGGTCACCCCGGAGGAGGCCGTCGCCCACCCCAACTGGTCCATGGGAGCCAAGATCTCCGTGGATTCCGCCACCCTCATGAACAAGGGGCTCGAGGTGATCGAGGCCCGGTGGCTCTTCGATGTGCCGGTGGACCGCATCGACGTCCTGGTCCATCCCCAGAGCATCGTCCACTCCATGGTGGAGTACGTGGACGGGTCGGTGGTGGCCCAGATGGGGATCCCGGACATGCGGATCCCCATCGCCTACGCCCTGGCCTGGCCGGAACGGCTGCCCCTGGACCTTCCCCGGCTGGATCTCGCCCGGGCCGAGCCCCTCACCTTCGAACCGCCGGACCTCGAACGATTTCCGTGCCTCGCCCTGGCCTACGAGGCGGCCCGGGCGGGCGGCACCGCGCCCACGGCCCTGAACGCCGCCAACGAGGTGGCCGTGGAGGCCTTCCTCGGGGGACGGCTCCCCTTCCTCGCCATCCCCCGGGTGGTGAGGGCGGTCCTGGAAGACTTCCCGGCGGGCCGAATCGAGCGGCTCGAGGACGTCCTCTCCGCCGACGCCCTGGCCCGGGTCCGGGCCGAGGCGGCGGTGGAGCGGCTCGGGGCGGCCGGATGA
- a CDS encoding phosphatidate cytidylyltransferase, translated as MHRQRLLTAFVASPVLFAVIWWGGPPVFWPVVVLSTGIACLEFGRLAFPDAPAARWAGVAAGLAPLTAAVVRPDPAVLAPALAAVLVLSALGFVATYARWQGRAFHAWAVFTLLATYLGFCAAHTCFLWELPGGKRWIVLLLVGVFAGDAGAYYVGRSLGRHKLAPALSKGKTVEGAFGGLSANAAAAFLLWYLLFPGEDPWMIILTMVAAGAAGQVGDLVASMAKRAAGAKDSGKLLPGHGGMLDRIDAVLFALPAFYWLLAWMQAAGAFRFAPG; from the coding sequence ATGCACCGCCAGCGGCTCCTGACGGCCTTCGTGGCCTCCCCGGTCCTCTTCGCCGTGATCTGGTGGGGCGGCCCGCCGGTCTTCTGGCCGGTGGTGGTCCTCTCCACGGGGATCGCCTGCCTGGAGTTCGGGCGGCTGGCCTTCCCGGATGCCCCCGCCGCCCGGTGGGCCGGGGTCGCCGCGGGGCTGGCCCCCTTGACGGCCGCGGTGGTGCGGCCGGACCCGGCGGTGCTCGCGCCCGCCCTGGCCGCAGTCCTGGTGCTCTCGGCCCTGGGCTTCGTGGCCACCTACGCCCGCTGGCAGGGGCGCGCCTTCCATGCCTGGGCCGTCTTCACGCTCCTTGCCACCTACCTCGGCTTCTGCGCCGCCCACACCTGCTTCCTCTGGGAATTGCCCGGGGGCAAGCGGTGGATCGTGCTCCTGCTCGTGGGTGTCTTCGCCGGGGACGCCGGGGCCTACTACGTGGGCCGCTCCCTGGGCCGCCACAAGCTCGCCCCCGCGCTCAGCAAGGGGAAGACCGTGGAGGGGGCCTTCGGGGGGCTTTCGGCCAATGCGGCGGCGGCCTTCCTCCTCTGGTACCTCCTCTTCCCCGGCGAAGACCCCTGGATGATCATCCTCACCATGGTGGCGGCCGGAGCGGCCGGGCAGGTGGGCGACCTCGTGGCCTCCATGGCCAAGCGGGCGGCGGGGGCCAAGGACTCCGGGAAACTGCTTCCCGGCCACGGCGGCATGCTCGACCGGATCGACGCGGTGCTCTTCGCCCTGCCGGCCTTCTACTGGCTTTTGGCCTGGATGCAGGCCGCCGGGGCCTTCCGGTTCGCGCCCGGCTGA
- a CDS encoding isoprenyl transferase, whose protein sequence is MLNRAPERDAGGAPPAAASAIRHLAVIMDGNGRWARRRGLPRFMGHRQGVQAVRTVVRACRRLEIPVLTLYSFSTENWRRPPEEVRALMDLLHDYLQRELDEMLSTGIRLRTIGEIDRLPERVRGALEDAMARTRDNHGLVLNLALSYGGRDEIVRAARRLAEACRDGRLDPAAIDEDRFAAELYTADLPDPDLLIRTGGEMRLSNFLLYQAAYTELYVTPVLWPDFGEAELLAAIDDFGRRQRRFGRTDEQVQDPCTASGS, encoded by the coding sequence ATTCTGAACCGGGCGCCAGAAAGGGACGCGGGCGGGGCGCCGCCCGCCGCCGCCTCGGCCATCCGGCACCTCGCCGTCATCATGGACGGAAACGGCCGGTGGGCCCGGCGCCGGGGGCTTCCCCGCTTCATGGGACACCGGCAGGGAGTCCAGGCGGTCCGGACCGTGGTACGTGCCTGCCGCCGCCTGGAGATCCCCGTCCTCACCCTCTATTCCTTCTCCACCGAGAACTGGCGGCGGCCCCCGGAAGAGGTCCGGGCCCTCATGGACCTCCTCCACGACTACCTCCAGCGGGAGCTGGACGAGATGCTCTCCACCGGCATCCGGCTCCGGACCATCGGGGAGATCGACCGGCTGCCGGAGCGTGTCCGCGGGGCCCTGGAGGACGCCATGGCCCGGACCCGGGACAACCACGGCCTCGTCCTCAACCTCGCCCTGAGCTACGGCGGGCGGGACGAGATCGTCCGGGCCGCCCGGCGGCTGGCCGAGGCCTGCCGGGACGGCCGGCTCGACCCGGCGGCCATCGACGAGGACCGTTTCGCCGCGGAGCTCTACACGGCGGACCTCCCCGACCCCGACCTCCTGATCCGCACCGGTGGGGAGATGCGCCTGAGCAACTTCCTCCTCTACCAGGCCGCCTACACGGAGCTCTACGTGACGCCGGTCCTGTGGCCGGACTTCGGCGAGGCGGAACTCCTCGCCGCCATCGATGACTTCGGCCGGCGCCAGCGGCGCTTCGGCCGCACCGACGAGCAGGTCCAAGACCCATGCACCGCCAGCGGCTCCTGA
- the frr gene encoding ribosome recycling factor, protein MKDEVLSDSERRMEKATSAFEKDLAKVRTGRATPALLEGIAVDYYGSSMPINQVASVSVPESRLLVVQPWDVNVLGEIEKAILRSELGLTPNNDGKVIRVSVPPLTEERRKDLVKLVRKMAEEARVAVRNIRRDAIERLKRRKKEKEISEDDMFRLQDEIQKLTDAFVKRVDEILAAKEKEILEF, encoded by the coding sequence ATGAAGGACGAGGTACTCTCGGACTCCGAAAGACGCATGGAGAAGGCGACGTCCGCCTTCGAGAAGGACCTTGCCAAGGTCCGCACCGGCCGGGCCACGCCGGCCCTCCTCGAGGGCATCGCGGTGGACTACTACGGTTCGTCCATGCCCATCAACCAGGTGGCCTCGGTGTCGGTCCCCGAGAGCCGGCTCCTCGTCGTCCAGCCCTGGGACGTGAACGTCCTCGGCGAGATCGAAAAGGCCATCCTCCGCTCGGAGCTGGGGCTCACCCCCAACAACGACGGCAAGGTCATCCGGGTGAGCGTGCCGCCCCTGACCGAGGAGCGGCGCAAGGATCTCGTCAAGCTCGTCCGGAAGATGGCGGAGGAGGCCCGGGTGGCCGTCCGGAACATCCGCCGGGACGCCATCGAGCGGCTCAAGCGCCGCAAGAAGGAGAAAGAGATCTCCGAGGACGACATGTTCCGGCTCCAGGACGAGATTCAGAAGCTCACCGACGCCTTCGTGAAGCGGGTGGACGAGATCCTGGCCGCGAAGGAAAAGGAGATCCTGGAATTCTGA
- the pyrH gene encoding UMP kinase → MTEPSAAYRRILLKLSGEALLGGASYGISPEVLDVLAAELREAHGLGVEMGLVIGGGNIFRGVSGAARGMDRAAADQMGMLATVMNALALQDALRRHGVPCRVLSAVQVTGVVEPFVRARALRHLEKGRVVLFAGGTGNPFFTTDTAAALRALEIGADVLFKATRVDGIYDRDPERDPSARRFDRLSYDEVLDRGLRVMDAAAVALAREAALPVVVFNMLQPGNIRRAVQGEVIGTLVEGGTRS, encoded by the coding sequence GTGACCGAGCCCTCCGCCGCCTACCGGCGCATCCTCCTGAAGCTGAGCGGGGAGGCGCTGCTCGGCGGGGCGTCCTACGGGATCTCCCCGGAGGTCCTCGACGTCCTGGCCGCTGAGCTCCGGGAGGCCCACGGCCTCGGGGTGGAGATGGGGCTCGTCATCGGCGGCGGCAACATCTTCCGGGGTGTCTCCGGCGCGGCCCGGGGCATGGACCGCGCCGCGGCGGACCAGATGGGCATGCTGGCCACGGTGATGAACGCCCTGGCCCTCCAGGACGCCCTGCGCCGCCACGGCGTCCCCTGCCGGGTCCTCTCCGCCGTCCAGGTGACAGGGGTCGTGGAACCCTTCGTGCGGGCCCGGGCCTTGCGTCACCTCGAGAAGGGGCGGGTGGTGCTCTTCGCCGGGGGGACGGGGAATCCCTTCTTCACCACCGACACGGCGGCGGCGCTCCGGGCCCTGGAGATCGGGGCGGACGTGCTCTTCAAGGCGACCCGGGTGGACGGGATCTACGACCGGGACCCGGAGCGGGATCCCTCGGCCCGCCGTTTCGACCGTTTGAGCTACGACGAGGTCCTGGACCGGGGGCTCCGGGTCATGGACGCGGCGGCGGTGGCCCTGGCCCGGGAGGCCGCCCTGCCCGTGGTGGTCTTCAACATGCTCCAGCCCGGCAACATCCGCCGGGCCGTGCAGGGAGAGGTGATCGGAACCCTCGTGGAAGGAGGAACCAGGTCATGA
- the tsf gene encoding translation elongation factor Ts — translation MAQITAAMVKELRERTNAGMMDCKKALQECGGDMEKAVQWLRQKGLAVAAKRAGRSTSEGVIQCYVHAGNKMAAMVEVNCETDFVAKTDQFVEFARELAMHVAATNPVCIRREDMPPEVLEREREIFRNQALESGKPEHIVDKIVEGRVEKFYREVCLLEQPFVKDPDVTIQDLLNELVAKMGENISVRRFVRYQVGAEEQ, via the coding sequence ATGGCACAGATCACCGCCGCAATGGTCAAGGAACTCCGCGAGCGGACCAATGCCGGCATGATGGACTGCAAGAAGGCCCTCCAGGAGTGCGGGGGCGACATGGAGAAGGCCGTCCAGTGGCTCCGGCAGAAGGGGCTCGCCGTGGCCGCCAAACGCGCCGGGCGCTCGACCTCCGAGGGGGTCATCCAGTGCTACGTCCATGCCGGCAACAAGATGGCCGCCATGGTCGAGGTGAACTGCGAGACCGACTTCGTGGCCAAGACGGACCAGTTCGTGGAATTCGCCCGCGAGCTGGCCATGCACGTGGCCGCCACCAACCCGGTCTGCATCCGCCGCGAGGATATGCCCCCGGAGGTCCTGGAGCGGGAGCGGGAGATCTTCCGCAACCAGGCCCTGGAATCCGGAAAGCCCGAGCACATCGTGGACAAGATCGTCGAGGGCCGGGTGGAGAAGTTCTACCGAGAGGTCTGCCTCCTCGAGCAGCCCTTCGTCAAGGACCCGGACGTGACCATCCAGGACCTCCTGAACGAGCTGGTGGCCAAGATGGGCGAGAACATCTCCGTCCGCCGCTTCGTCCGGTACCAGGTGGGGGCCGAGGAGCAGTGA